Proteins from a single region of Urocitellus parryii isolate mUroPar1 chromosome 4, mUroPar1.hap1, whole genome shotgun sequence:
- the Ttc36 gene encoding tetratricopeptide repeat protein 36: MGTPNDQAVLQAIFNPDTPFGDVFGFDLGEEADKEEADEDGVFPGAQLEQSKALELQGVIAAEAGDLSTALERFGQAICLLPERASAYNNRAQARRLQGDTAGAQADLDRVLALSGGRGRAARQGFVQRGLLARLQGRDDDARRDFEQAARLGSPFARRQLVLLNPYAALCNRMLADMMGQLRSPRNGR, encoded by the exons ATGGGGACTCCAAATGATCAGGCTGTGTTGCAGGCCATCTTCAACCCTGATACCCCATTTGGAGATGTTTTTGGGTTTGACCTGGGAGAGGAAGCAGACAAGGAAGAAGCAGATGAAG ATGGAGTTTTCCCTGGAGCACAGCTGGAGCAATCGAAGGCCCTAGAGCTTCAGGGAGTGATAGCAGCAGAGGCTGGGGACCTCAGCACAGCCCTGGAAAGGTTTGGCCAAGCCATCTGCCTGCTGCCTGAGAGAGCCTCAGCCTACAACAATCGTGCCCAGGCCCGGAGGCTCCAGGGAGATACGGCAG GTGCCCAGGCGGACCTGGACCGCGTCCTGGCGCTGAGTGGCGGCCGGGGTCGCGCCGCCCGCCAAGGCTTCGTGCAGCGAGGGCTCCTGGCGCGGCTGCAGGGCCGAGACGACGACGCCCGTAGGGACTTCGAGCAGGCGGCACGGCTGGGCAGTCCCTTCGCGCGGCGCCAGCTTGTGCTGCTCAACCCGTACGCCGCGCTGTGCAACCGCATGCTGGCCGACATGATGGGGCAGCTGCGCAGTCCCCGCAACGGGCGCTGA
- the Tmem25 gene encoding transmembrane protein 25 isoform X2: MRLPQGPATLPHTLLLLPTLLSSGWGELAPQIDGQTWAERALRENERHAFTCRVSGGLGTPQLAWYLDGQLQEASTSRLLSVGGEAFSGGTSTFTVTAQRAQHELNCSLQDPGSGRSANASVILNVQFKPEIAQVGAKYQEAQGPGLLVVLFALVRANPPANVTWIDQDGPITVNTSDFLVLDAQNYPWLTNHTVQLQLRSLAHNLSVVATNDVGVTSASLPAPGPSRRPSLISSDSNNLKLNNVRLPRENMSLPSNLQLNDLTTDSRGKQADQPIARNSSRPELLDPEPGGLLTSRGFIRLPMLSYIYRVSSVSSDEIWL; the protein is encoded by the exons ATGAGGCTGCCTCAGGGCCCAGCTACCCTCCCGCACACACTGCTGCTCCTGCCAACCCTTCTGAGCTCAG GTTGGGGGGAGTTGGCGCCACAAATTGATGGTCAGACCTGGGCTGAACGGGCACTTCGGGAGAATGAACGCCATGCCTTCACCTGCCGGGTGTCAGGGGGACTTGGCACTCCCCAGTTGGCTTGGTACCTGGATGGACAGCTTCAGGAAGCCAGCACCTCAAGACTGCTGAGTGTGGGCGGGGAGGCCTTCTCTGGAGGCACTAGCACCTTTACTGTCACTGCTCAGCGGGCCCAGCATGAGCTGAATTGCTCCCTACAGGACCCAGGCAGTGGCCGGTCAGCCAACGCCTCTGTCATCCTCAATGTGCAAT TTAAACCGGAGATTGCCCAGGTTGGAGCCAAGTACCAGGAAGCTCAAGGTCCAGGCCTCCTGGTTGTCCTCTTTGCCCTGGTGCGTGCCAACCCACCTGCCAATGTCACCTGGATCGACCAGGATGGGCCAATAACTGTCAACACCTCTGACTTCTTGGTGCTGGATGCTCAGAACTATCCCTGGCTCACCAACCATACTGTTCAGCTGCAACTCCGCAGCCTGGCACATAACCTCTCAGTGGTGGCCACCAATGATGTGGGTGTCACCAGTGCCTCGCTTCCGGCCCCAG GCCCCTCCCGGCGCCCATCTCTGATTTCTAG TGATTCCAACAACTTGAAACTCAACAATGTGCGCCTGCCACGGGAGAACATGTCCCTCCCATCCAACCTTCAGCTCAATGACCTCACTACAGATTCCAGAG GGAAACAAGCAGATCAGCCAATCGCTCGCAACAGCAGCCGGCCAGAGCTTCTGGACCCTGAGCCTGGTGGCCTCCTCACCAGCAGAG GCTTCATCCGCCTCCCAATGCTGAGCTACATCTATAGAGTGTCCAGCGTGAGCAGTGATGAAATCTGGCTCTGA
- the Tmem25 gene encoding transmembrane protein 25 isoform X1, giving the protein MRLPQGPATLPHTLLLLPTLLSSGWGELAPQIDGQTWAERALRENERHAFTCRVSGGLGTPQLAWYLDGQLQEASTSRLLSVGGEAFSGGTSTFTVTAQRAQHELNCSLQDPGSGRSANASVILNVQFKPEIAQVGAKYQEAQGPGLLVVLFALVRANPPANVTWIDQDGPITVNTSDFLVLDAQNYPWLTNHTVQLQLRSLAHNLSVVATNDVGVTSASLPAPGLLATRVEVPLLGIVVAGGLALGTLVGFSTLVACLVCRKEKKTKGPSRRPSLISSDSNNLKLNNVRLPRENMSLPSNLQLNDLTTDSRGKQADQPIARNSSRPELLDPEPGGLLTSRGFIRLPMLSYIYRVSSVSSDEIWL; this is encoded by the exons ATGAGGCTGCCTCAGGGCCCAGCTACCCTCCCGCACACACTGCTGCTCCTGCCAACCCTTCTGAGCTCAG GTTGGGGGGAGTTGGCGCCACAAATTGATGGTCAGACCTGGGCTGAACGGGCACTTCGGGAGAATGAACGCCATGCCTTCACCTGCCGGGTGTCAGGGGGACTTGGCACTCCCCAGTTGGCTTGGTACCTGGATGGACAGCTTCAGGAAGCCAGCACCTCAAGACTGCTGAGTGTGGGCGGGGAGGCCTTCTCTGGAGGCACTAGCACCTTTACTGTCACTGCTCAGCGGGCCCAGCATGAGCTGAATTGCTCCCTACAGGACCCAGGCAGTGGCCGGTCAGCCAACGCCTCTGTCATCCTCAATGTGCAAT TTAAACCGGAGATTGCCCAGGTTGGAGCCAAGTACCAGGAAGCTCAAGGTCCAGGCCTCCTGGTTGTCCTCTTTGCCCTGGTGCGTGCCAACCCACCTGCCAATGTCACCTGGATCGACCAGGATGGGCCAATAACTGTCAACACCTCTGACTTCTTGGTGCTGGATGCTCAGAACTATCCCTGGCTCACCAACCATACTGTTCAGCTGCAACTCCGCAGCCTGGCACATAACCTCTCAGTGGTGGCCACCAATGATGTGGGTGTCACCAGTGCCTCGCTTCCGGCCCCAG GACTCCTGGCCACCCGGGTGGAAGTGCCACTGCTGGGCATCGTTGTGGCTGGAGGGCTTGCCCTGGGCACCCTAGTAGGATTTAGCACCTTGGTGGCCTGCCTTGTCtgcaggaaagagaagaagacCAAAG GCCCCTCCCGGCGCCCATCTCTGATTTCTAG TGATTCCAACAACTTGAAACTCAACAATGTGCGCCTGCCACGGGAGAACATGTCCCTCCCATCCAACCTTCAGCTCAATGACCTCACTACAGATTCCAGAG GGAAACAAGCAGATCAGCCAATCGCTCGCAACAGCAGCCGGCCAGAGCTTCTGGACCCTGAGCCTGGTGGCCTCCTCACCAGCAGAG GCTTCATCCGCCTCCCAATGCTGAGCTACATCTATAGAGTGTCCAGCGTGAGCAGTGATGAAATCTGGCTCTGA